A genomic stretch from Candidatus Omnitrophota bacterium includes:
- a CDS encoding AIPR family protein: MSIFTLLDNRVNALSDSYRDFTDGLDNDVKRGSEFMLYSLEQVFKELQLVEIEEGITDSSYRKVGHDYGVDALYLTANRRILNSIEDLSECNEDSKFIFHLFQFKRSGLDLDSILKMKDGIQKSFIRNEIQDNLNSYLYQRTIDIASVREEIYTRYSPDQVKVIVYFIFSGVKDTVLDDPVLSPHIQEIEQILKTAGYANVDIKLIGAQELVDLQDKGDEIIESVEYVANLKYITPIEANRSLTGYICIIKSSQIANLVKVWQGALFEANIRDYYQRNELNTKIIDTCSSEDDSKYFWGLNNGMTIICRHVDEMPNNRLKLYGCQVVNGCQTANALYIALNNRERTERGENLDESKQLRLLKDGAHVLVKIIATKDRDLIFKITEATNSQTPIKTFSLRAGEDIQKNIERYLLDFGIYYERRTNFYRNQGKRNVVSIQKLFQLYLSYILDMPSQAKSHPKRLFKVKYDEVFPSEKERVVDYRLYRIPVEIDVRLNKNIRYLQRNKSIVDPYKNMLLSYGKFHIGCFYLHCIIGGNYDRALLISASERILKTLKEDKEFYSIFDKSFDDFVKFCRKNIGTNKADIPMGVRTAELDGKIKRHFAKKK; this comes from the coding sequence ATGAGTATTTTTACATTGCTCGATAACCGTGTAAACGCACTTTCGGATTCTTATCGCGATTTTACAGATGGTTTAGATAATGATGTAAAGCGTGGTTCGGAATTTATGCTATATTCATTAGAGCAAGTTTTTAAAGAATTGCAACTGGTAGAGATTGAAGAGGGTATTACAGATAGTTCTTATCGTAAGGTAGGGCATGATTATGGGGTGGACGCGTTATATCTTACAGCTAATCGAAGAATACTTAATTCAATAGAAGATCTTTCTGAATGTAATGAAGATTCAAAATTTATTTTTCATCTTTTTCAATTCAAACGGAGCGGCCTTGATTTGGATTCTATATTAAAGATGAAGGATGGCATTCAAAAATCATTTATTCGGAATGAAATACAAGACAATCTTAATTCATATCTTTATCAGCGTACCATAGATATCGCTTCTGTTCGTGAAGAAATTTATACTCGTTATTCTCCAGACCAAGTTAAAGTCATTGTTTATTTTATCTTTTCTGGAGTAAAAGATACTGTTCTGGACGATCCGGTATTGTCCCCACATATTCAGGAAATAGAACAAATCTTAAAAACCGCAGGTTATGCCAATGTTGATATTAAATTGATAGGCGCACAAGAATTAGTTGATTTACAAGATAAGGGTGATGAGATCATTGAATCGGTTGAATATGTTGCAAATTTAAAATATATCACTCCAATTGAAGCAAATAGGAGTTTAACAGGATATATTTGTATTATAAAGAGTAGTCAAATCGCAAATTTGGTTAAAGTGTGGCAAGGGGCTTTATTTGAAGCTAATATTAGGGATTATTATCAACGCAACGAACTAAATACTAAGATAATTGATACATGTTCGAGCGAGGATGATTCTAAGTATTTTTGGGGCTTAAATAATGGTATGACTATTATTTGTCGCCATGTCGATGAAATGCCAAATAATCGATTGAAATTATATGGTTGTCAGGTTGTAAATGGCTGCCAAACAGCAAATGCTCTATATATTGCTTTAAATAATAGAGAAAGAACTGAACGAGGAGAAAATTTGGATGAATCTAAACAGCTAAGATTATTAAAAGATGGGGCACATGTGCTTGTTAAGATTATCGCCACAAAGGACCGAGATTTAATTTTTAAAATAACGGAGGCCACCAATTCCCAAACGCCTATTAAAACTTTTTCTCTGCGGGCTGGTGAAGACATTCAGAAGAACATAGAAAGATACTTGCTCGATTTCGGTATTTATTACGAGCGACGTACAAATTTCTATCGTAATCAAGGTAAACGAAATGTTGTGAGTATCCAAAAGTTATTTCAGCTATATTTATCATATATTTTAGATATGCCTTCTCAAGCAAAGAGCCATCCTAAGCGACTTTTTAAAGTGAAATATGATGAGGTGTTTCCTTCCGAGAAAGAACGCGTGGTTGATTATAGGCTTTATCGTATTCCAGTCGAAATTGATGTGCGTTTAAATAAAAATATTAGATATCTGCAGCGTAATAAAAGCATTGTAGATCCGTATAAAAATATGTTGTTGTCGTATGGTAAATTCCACATTGGTTGTTTTTATCTTCATTGTATAATCGGTGGTAATTATGATAGAGCATTGTTAATATCAGCATCAGAACGGATTTTAAAGACCCTTAAGGAAGATAAGGAGTTTTATTCGATTTTCGATAAATCTTTTGATGATTTTGTAAAGTTCTGTCGGAAAAATATAGGTACCAATAAAGCAGATATACCTATGGGCGTGCGTACCGCTGAACTAGATGGAAAGATAAAGCGACATTTTGCCAAGAAGAAATAA
- a CDS encoding restriction endonuclease subunit S — MKQKTKLKETEIGMIPEDWEMVTIPDVASNFDNKRKPLSSAERSKSKGQYPYYGAAGIIDYVNDYKYDGDYLLIAEDGTVTCDGFKPMLQLPRGKFWVSNHAHVLQSDSYGNTLFLYYQLKNTTINAFITGAVQPKLSQENLNKIKFPWVKNDEERRAITKILSDLDAKIELNRRMNKTLGSIAQAIFKRWFVDFEFPGYEKAKFVDGLPQGWLKGKLIDICDIVMGQSPPGETYNESGEGAVFYQGNRDFGFRFPTPRVYCTAPTRIAEAKDILISVRAPVGALNITLGKCAIGRGVAALRMKNYSNGFLFYFLVTRKDLWDRFNSEGTVFGCLNKKEFHKIDVVIPADAIMQQFDIVINSIEAMIRKNEEENRRLTEVRDSLLPRLMSGKIRVDSIKN; from the coding sequence ATGAAACAAAAAACAAAACTCAAAGAGACTGAAATCGGGATGATTCCTGAAGATTGGGAAATGGTTACAATCCCTGATGTCGCTTCTAATTTTGACAATAAAAGAAAACCATTAAGCTCTGCTGAAAGGTCAAAAAGTAAGGGGCAGTATCCTTATTATGGTGCTGCTGGAATAATAGATTATGTTAATGACTATAAATACGATGGAGATTATCTTCTTATTGCCGAAGACGGAACAGTTACCTGCGACGGTTTTAAGCCAATGCTTCAATTGCCACGCGGGAAGTTTTGGGTGAGTAATCATGCTCATGTTCTGCAAAGCGATTCCTATGGCAATACCTTGTTTCTTTATTACCAATTAAAAAATACTACTATTAATGCGTTTATTACTGGTGCTGTTCAGCCTAAATTGAGTCAAGAAAACTTAAATAAGATAAAATTCCCATGGGTAAAAAATGATGAGGAGCGGAGGGCTATTACTAAAATCCTCTCCGACCTTGACGCAAAAATCGAGCTTAACCGCCGGATGAATAAAACCCTTGGATCCATCGCCCAGGCGATTTTCAAGCGGTGGTTTGTGGATTTCGAGTTTCCGGGATACGAAAAGGCTAAATTTGTTGATGGTTTACCGCAAGGATGGCTTAAGGGAAAGTTGATTGATATTTGCGATATTGTCATGGGGCAATCGCCGCCAGGTGAAACTTATAATGAATCTGGAGAAGGTGCGGTTTTCTATCAGGGAAACAGAGATTTTGGCTTTCGCTTCCCTACGCCAAGGGTTTATTGTACCGCTCCAACAAGAATAGCAGAAGCCAAAGACATTCTTATAAGTGTGCGCGCTCCTGTCGGAGCTCTTAATATTACATTGGGAAAGTGCGCAATTGGACGTGGAGTTGCGGCTCTAAGAATGAAAAATTATTCAAACGGGTTTCTTTTCTATTTTCTTGTTACGAGAAAGGATTTATGGGACCGGTTTAACTCGGAAGGAACGGTTTTTGGATGCTTAAATAAGAAAGAATTTCATAAGATCGACGTGGTAATTCCAGCCGATGCTATTATGCAACAGTTTGACATAGTTATTAATTCTATTGAAGCAATGATTCGCAAAAATGAAGAGGAAAATCGCAGGTTAACTGAAGTTCGCGATTCCCTTTTGCCAAGGCTGATGTCAGGAAAGATACGGGTCGATTCTATTAAGAATTAA